In Mucilaginibacter boryungensis, a single window of DNA contains:
- a CDS encoding dipeptide epimerase, translating to MKLTFRPYELELRHPFTISGFSRTSTPLTLVELSHEGFTGHGEASMVPYMGESHQSAALFLNKVDAKEFHYPFDYTRIGQYLDSIAVGHPAIKAAIDIALHDLDGQLQNKPCWQLLGSDLANMPVTSVTIGIDTPEVILKKTHEAINEGAKVIKVKLGRDSDKTLIDTIRSVTQVPLYVDANQGWTDLQESLDMTHWLKEQGVQLIEQPFAKANIDANAWLTERSPIAIIGDEAVQRLADVDKAAGAYHGINVKLMKSAGMHEGHLMIKRAKGLGLKVLIGCMSETSCATLAAAALAPQCDWADLDGPFLTRNNPYALPEFKDGKWVLNGDAGLGLKG from the coding sequence ATGAAACTGACTTTTCGCCCATACGAATTAGAGCTGCGCCACCCCTTTACGATATCGGGTTTCTCGCGCACATCAACCCCATTAACGCTGGTAGAATTATCGCACGAAGGTTTTACCGGGCACGGCGAAGCATCTATGGTACCTTATATGGGCGAAAGCCACCAAAGCGCGGCCTTGTTTTTAAATAAGGTTGACGCGAAGGAGTTTCATTACCCTTTTGATTACACGCGCATTGGCCAGTACCTGGATAGTATAGCAGTTGGCCACCCGGCTATAAAGGCAGCTATTGATATAGCCCTGCACGATTTGGACGGTCAGTTGCAAAACAAGCCCTGCTGGCAATTACTGGGCAGCGATTTAGCTAACATGCCTGTCACCAGCGTAACTATTGGGATTGATACGCCTGAAGTGATCCTTAAAAAAACGCATGAAGCTATAAATGAGGGGGCCAAAGTAATAAAAGTAAAGCTGGGCCGTGATAGCGATAAAACGCTGATTGATACCATTCGCTCGGTTACGCAGGTACCATTGTATGTAGATGCCAACCAGGGTTGGACTGACCTGCAGGAAAGCCTGGATATGACCCACTGGTTAAAAGAGCAGGGCGTGCAACTGATAGAACAGCCCTTTGCCAAAGCTAATATTGACGCAAACGCCTGGCTGACAGAACGCAGCCCGATAGCTATTATAGGCGATGAAGCTGTACAGCGCCTGGCTGATGTAGACAAGGCTGCCGGGGCTTATCATGGCATTAATGTAAAGCTAATGAAATCGGCAGGCATGCACGAAGGGCACCTGATGATAAAGCGCGCGAAAGGATTGGGCCTAAAAGTACTGATAGGCTGCATGAGTGAAACCAGCTGCGCCACCTTAGCCGCCGCCGCCCTTGCCCCACAATGCGATTGGGCCGATTTGGACGGGCCTTTCCTTACACGGAATAACCCTTATGCTTTACCGGAATTTAAAGATGGGAAATGGGTGTTGAATGGAGATGCAGGCTTAGGGTTGAAGGGATAG
- a CDS encoding non-canonical purine NTP diphosphatase has protein sequence MPHQLVFATNNRHKLDEVSAKIGTDFKLLTLDDINCTVDIEETGITFRENASIKSRFIYNNYHQDCFGDDSGLEINALNDEPGVYSARYAGTHGNHAANIAKVLHNMQGITNRTARFRTVISMIWQGNEHIFEGTVEGTIRHEVAGNGGFGYDPIFQPDGYHVTFAEMSLEEKNKISHRAKAMEGLINFLKKV, from the coding sequence ATGCCGCACCAACTTGTATTTGCGACCAACAACCGGCATAAGCTTGATGAAGTATCGGCCAAAATTGGAACCGACTTTAAGCTGCTTACACTTGATGATATTAATTGCACTGTCGATATTGAAGAAACCGGGATTACCTTCAGGGAAAACGCATCGATAAAAAGCAGGTTTATATATAATAATTATCACCAGGATTGCTTTGGCGATGACAGTGGGCTGGAAATTAACGCGTTAAACGATGAGCCGGGTGTGTATTCGGCACGTTATGCCGGTACACATGGTAACCATGCCGCCAATATAGCTAAAGTGCTGCACAATATGCAGGGGATAACTAACCGGACAGCCCGTTTCCGTACCGTGATCTCCATGATTTGGCAGGGCAACGAACATATTTTTGAAGGCACCGTAGAGGGTACTATCCGCCACGAAGTAGCCGGTAACGGCGGGTTTGGCTATGATCCCATTTTTCAGCCCGATGGCTATCATGTTACTTTTGCCGAAATGAGCCTGGAAGAGAAAAATAAAATTAGTCACCGCGCCAAGGCGATGGAGGGACTGATTAATTTTTTGAAAAAGGTTTAA
- a CDS encoding peptidylprolyl isomerase, which produces MRKFGIAVLSLILIATSFAHAQRVLDKVAGVVGSSIILQSDIESLYARYVAEGAHLPPDFKCQLLQQQVTQKLLAQQAVIDSVTVKEDEVDNEVDRRMRGMIQRAGGQDRLEQFLGRSTIQYKDEIRADIRESMIAQRMQQKITEKVNVTPQDVKKYFESFPKDSLPTYNKEVEVGVIVINPTLTKDEKEEYRQKVEGLRARAKAGTDFGVLARSYSQDQASAVEGGDLGFFDRSQMVKEFTANAFKLKAGEISPVFETDFGFHILQVIERRGEQVHARHILIMPTITQAALDRAKSKADSIYNLITTNKKIDFSSAASFYSDDKETKFNGGMMLNAENVQTRTTYIPTDKLDPQIALVVDTMKVGRISKPTLFTSQDGKKSYRLFYLKSVTDAHKANLAQDFPKIKEIAYADKTDRTVSQWFEKKRKETFIRIDPEYQSCPQLKTWITTTAQVKP; this is translated from the coding sequence ATGAGAAAGTTTGGCATAGCCGTTTTAAGTTTAATATTAATAGCAACATCATTTGCGCATGCGCAGCGTGTGCTGGATAAAGTGGCCGGGGTGGTAGGCAGCAGCATTATTTTACAATCGGATATTGAATCGCTATATGCACGTTACGTGGCCGAGGGCGCCCATCTCCCCCCCGATTTTAAATGCCAGTTATTGCAACAACAGGTTACCCAAAAATTATTGGCCCAGCAAGCGGTTATAGATAGCGTTACCGTGAAAGAAGATGAAGTGGATAACGAGGTTGACCGCCGTATGCGCGGCATGATACAACGTGCCGGCGGGCAGGACAGGCTGGAGCAATTCCTGGGCCGATCTACCATCCAGTATAAGGATGAGATCCGCGCCGATATCAGGGAATCAATGATAGCACAGCGTATGCAGCAAAAGATTACTGAAAAAGTGAACGTAACGCCACAGGATGTAAAAAAATATTTTGAAAGTTTCCCTAAGGATAGTTTACCTACCTATAATAAGGAGGTAGAAGTGGGTGTAATTGTAATAAACCCTACACTTACCAAGGATGAAAAAGAGGAATACAGGCAAAAAGTAGAAGGCCTGCGTGCCCGTGCTAAGGCCGGTACCGATTTTGGCGTTTTAGCCCGTTCTTACTCACAGGACCAGGCCTCGGCTGTAGAGGGGGGTGACCTGGGCTTTTTTGACCGCAGCCAAATGGTTAAAGAGTTTACCGCAAATGCCTTTAAACTAAAGGCTGGTGAGATCTCGCCGGTTTTTGAAACCGATTTTGGCTTCCACATTTTACAGGTGATAGAACGCCGGGGCGAACAAGTGCATGCCCGTCATATACTTATTATGCCTACCATTACCCAGGCTGCGCTGGACAGGGCTAAAAGCAAAGCCGATTCTATTTACAACCTGATCACAACCAACAAAAAAATAGATTTTTCAAGCGCTGCGTCTTTTTATTCTGACGATAAAGAAACCAAGTTTAACGGCGGTATGATGCTTAACGCAGAAAACGTGCAAACCCGTACCACTTATATCCCTACCGATAAACTTGACCCGCAAATAGCATTGGTTGTTGATACCATGAAAGTAGGCCGTATATCAAAACCGACCTTATTTACCAGCCAGGACGGCAAAAAAAGCTACAGGTTATTTTATCTGAAATCAGTTACCGATGCGCATAAGGCAAACCTGGCACAGGATTTCCCCAAAATAAAAGAAATAGCTTACGCTGATAAAACTGACCGTACGGTGAGCCAATGGTTTGAAAAGAAACGTAAAGAGACTTTTATACGTATTGACCCTGAGTATCAAAGCTGCCCGCAATTAAAAACCTGGATAACTACCACAGCACAAGTAAAACCCTAA
- a CDS encoding pseudouridine synthase, which translates to MAFKNPRNGRDDKSGKPAKGDGPKRPATSSTRGKTGASDKPNADRQKKRYTSDPSTEKKSYARKPSGTGYGPGDKPARKFGSDAAGDKKPYGARDGKPTFGAKKPYGTRGSDAPGDKKPYGSRGDSKPAFGDRPKRSFGSEAPGDKKFSKPASGGFKKREGANETPFRKREESSYAQRPARERRDEDQPTRIMRGRNKKADKAADDGLIRLNRYISNAGICSRRKADELIVAGVVSVNGEVVNELGYKVNPQKDVVRYNGETLKREKMVYVLLNKPKDYITTTDDPQERRTVMHLVEKASRERIYPVGRLDRNTTGLLLMTNDGDLADKLSHPRNSVTKLYQVELNKALSQGDLNKIGFGLELEDGFIKPDMVSYVAGASKKEIGIQIHSGKNRIVRRIFESLGYEVVKLDRTIYANLTKKDLPRGRWRFLEEEEIIQLKHLIK; encoded by the coding sequence ATGGCATTTAAAAATCCACGGAACGGTCGCGACGACAAGTCCGGCAAACCAGCTAAGGGTGATGGTCCTAAAAGACCGGCAACTTCTTCAACCCGAGGCAAAACAGGCGCATCAGATAAACCAAATGCAGACCGCCAAAAGAAACGCTATACCAGCGATCCATCAACAGAAAAAAAATCATACGCACGCAAACCTTCAGGCACAGGCTACGGCCCGGGTGATAAACCCGCCCGCAAGTTTGGTAGCGATGCAGCAGGAGATAAAAAACCTTACGGTGCACGTGATGGCAAACCCACCTTTGGGGCTAAAAAACCCTATGGCACCCGTGGTAGCGATGCTCCTGGCGACAAAAAGCCTTATGGCAGCCGTGGCGATAGCAAACCAGCCTTTGGCGACCGCCCTAAACGCAGCTTTGGCAGCGAAGCGCCCGGCGATAAAAAATTCAGCAAACCGGCAAGTGGCGGCTTTAAGAAACGCGAAGGCGCTAACGAAACCCCTTTCCGCAAACGTGAGGAAAGCAGCTACGCACAACGCCCTGCCCGCGAACGCCGTGACGAAGACCAGCCGACACGTATTATGCGTGGCCGCAATAAAAAAGCAGATAAGGCTGCCGATGACGGCCTGATACGCCTGAACCGCTATATTTCTAACGCCGGCATCTGCTCGCGTCGCAAAGCCGATGAGTTGATCGTCGCGGGTGTAGTATCGGTAAATGGCGAGGTAGTGAATGAATTGGGCTATAAAGTAAACCCGCAAAAAGATGTGGTGCGCTACAACGGCGAAACCCTGAAACGCGAGAAAATGGTTTATGTGTTACTTAATAAACCAAAAGATTATATTACCACTACCGACGACCCGCAAGAACGCCGCACCGTTATGCACCTGGTTGAAAAGGCCAGCCGAGAACGTATTTATCCTGTTGGCCGCCTTGACCGTAACACCACCGGCCTTTTATTAATGACCAACGATGGCGACCTGGCCGATAAACTTTCGCATCCGCGTAACAGCGTAACCAAACTTTACCAGGTTGAACTGAACAAGGCGTTAAGTCAGGGCGATTTGAATAAAATTGGCTTTGGCCTGGAGCTGGAAGATGGTTTTATTAAGCCCGATATGGTTAGCTATGTTGCCGGCGCAAGCAAAAAAGAAATTGGCATACAGATACACAGCGGCAAAAACCGCATTGTACGCCGCATTTTTGAATCACTTGGCTACGAAGTAGTTAAGCTTGATCGTACCATTTACGCAAACCTTACCAAGAAAGACCTTCCGCGCGGCCGCTGGAGGTTCCTGGAAGAAGAAGAGATCATCCAGCTTAAGCATTTAATAAAATAA
- a CDS encoding M1 family aminopeptidase produces MIKLRSISALIIAGASLTALAQVAAAQAPTTPMATSTVYRATTTKVNDLIHTKLDVRFDYKKRYMYGKEWVTLKPHQYPTDSLRLDAKGMDIKTVAVVKAGKNVPLKYKYEDSLQLNIKLDKTYLNNENYTLYIDYTSKPNELKVKGSAAINDAKGLYFINPDGTEKDKPTQIWTQGESESSSCWFPTIDKPNQKTTDEISMTVLSKYVTLSNGKLVSQKANADGTRTDTWRMDLPHSPYLFMMAVGDFKIYHDKWKDKPVDYYLEPKYAPYAKEIFGMTPEIIDFYSKTLGVDYPWNKYAQIVVRDYVSGAMENTTATLHGEYVQGTPRELADAYYNDGRSTIAHELFHQWFGDYVTCESWSNLTVNESFADFSETLWAEHKYGQDEGDAHSYTDMINYMAQPENAKKDLVRFYYNDKEDMFDAVTYQKGGTILNMLRNYLGRDAFYKGLNIYLKTNALKNGEAQQLRLALEEASGKDLNWFFNQWYYGAGHPVMNISYKWDAANKTETVYFKQSQAGQTFTLPLAIDIYQGGKKVRHNYWVRNAADSVTYQLVGKPELVNVDGDKKTLWAKTDTKTLDELVFQYFNAPLFVDRLEAITASLAKQTDKGAQKVLIAGLNDKYYGLQIKVLNGLDLTKDDIRNTAVPVIAKLAQTDPNNLVRAAAINALGKLKASGNMGIFKAAMASPSLAVQGAALKAIGLLNPTDALPLAKGLEKGSEGALTTTIIGIYFDNGNSAEWPYIREKFKTLPIQNKFPLLRKMGAYLGRIDNPAYVQEGVTILKEIGIQFKSQGAGPFMVNMLNTVKADRVKLNDNASAAFIDNAVKEIGN; encoded by the coding sequence ATGATAAAATTAAGATCAATTTCAGCGCTAATTATAGCGGGAGCATCGCTTACCGCTTTAGCACAGGTGGCAGCAGCGCAGGCCCCAACAACACCAATGGCCACCAGCACCGTTTACCGGGCAACAACCACCAAAGTAAACGACCTTATCCACACCAAACTGGATGTGCGTTTCGATTACAAAAAACGCTATATGTACGGTAAGGAATGGGTGACTTTAAAACCACACCAATATCCTACAGATTCGCTTCGTCTAGATGCCAAGGGCATGGATATTAAAACTGTAGCGGTTGTTAAAGCCGGGAAAAACGTTCCGCTTAAATATAAATACGAGGACAGCCTGCAGCTAAACATCAAACTGGATAAAACCTATCTGAACAATGAAAACTATACGTTGTATATTGATTATACCTCGAAACCAAATGAATTGAAAGTAAAAGGCAGTGCGGCTATTAACGATGCCAAAGGCCTGTACTTTATCAATCCTGACGGTACCGAAAAGGATAAGCCTACGCAGATATGGACACAGGGCGAAAGCGAAAGCTCATCGTGCTGGTTCCCTACTATCGACAAACCAAATCAGAAAACTACCGACGAGATCAGCATGACCGTATTATCTAAATACGTTACCCTATCAAACGGTAAACTGGTATCGCAAAAAGCTAATGCTGATGGCACGCGTACCGATACCTGGAGGATGGACCTGCCCCACTCGCCATACCTGTTTATGATGGCTGTCGGCGATTTTAAAATTTATCACGATAAGTGGAAGGACAAACCGGTTGACTACTACCTGGAGCCTAAATATGCCCCTTACGCCAAGGAGATTTTCGGCATGACACCGGAGATCATCGATTTTTATTCAAAAACGCTGGGTGTTGATTATCCCTGGAATAAATACGCACAAATTGTAGTGCGCGATTATGTGAGCGGTGCGATGGAAAACACTACGGCTACCCTGCATGGCGAATACGTGCAAGGCACTCCGCGCGAACTGGCCGACGCCTACTACAATGATGGCCGCAGCACTATTGCGCACGAGTTATTTCACCAATGGTTTGGCGATTACGTAACCTGCGAAAGCTGGAGCAACCTAACCGTCAACGAATCGTTTGCTGATTTTAGCGAAACCCTTTGGGCCGAGCATAAATACGGACAGGATGAAGGCGACGCGCATTCGTATACAGATATGATAAATTATATGGCCCAGCCAGAGAATGCAAAAAAAGACCTGGTGCGCTTTTATTATAACGATAAGGAGGATATGTTTGATGCCGTTACCTACCAAAAAGGCGGTACCATATTAAACATGCTGCGTAACTATCTGGGGCGCGATGCTTTTTACAAAGGCTTAAATATTTACCTAAAAACAAATGCCCTTAAAAATGGTGAGGCACAGCAACTGCGTTTAGCGCTTGAAGAAGCCAGCGGCAAGGATTTGAACTGGTTTTTTAACCAGTGGTACTACGGCGCTGGTCACCCGGTAATGAATATCAGCTACAAGTGGGATGCCGCGAATAAAACTGAAACGGTATACTTTAAGCAAAGTCAGGCTGGCCAGACATTCACTTTGCCATTGGCTATAGATATTTACCAGGGCGGTAAAAAAGTACGCCACAACTACTGGGTGCGTAACGCGGCTGATTCGGTGACCTACCAACTTGTCGGCAAACCCGAGCTGGTGAATGTGGATGGCGATAAGAAAACCCTTTGGGCCAAAACTGATACTAAAACATTGGACGAATTAGTATTCCAGTACTTCAACGCGCCATTATTTGTAGATCGCCTGGAGGCTATAACTGCATCTTTGGCCAAACAAACCGATAAAGGCGCGCAAAAAGTGCTAATTGCCGGCCTTAACGACAAATATTATGGGTTGCAGATTAAAGTGCTGAACGGACTTGATTTAACCAAAGATGATATCCGTAATACGGCAGTGCCTGTTATTGCTAAACTTGCCCAAACCGATCCTAACAACTTGGTTCGCGCAGCGGCCATCAACGCGCTGGGTAAATTAAAAGCATCGGGCAATATGGGCATATTTAAAGCGGCCATGGCCAGCCCTTCATTAGCGGTGCAGGGGGCCGCTTTAAAAGCAATTGGGCTGCTTAACCCTACCGATGCTTTGCCATTGGCTAAAGGACTGGAAAAGGGCAGCGAGGGTGCGCTAACCACCACCATTATTGGAATTTACTTTGACAACGGTAATTCTGCCGAATGGCCATACATCCGGGAGAAATTTAAGACCTTACCTATTCAAAACAAATTCCCTTTATTGCGAAAAATGGGGGCATATTTAGGTCGTATTGATAACCCCGCCTACGTGCAGGAGGGTGTAACGATACTGAAAGAGATAGGTATCCAGTTTAAATCGCAAGGCGCAGGGCCATTTATGGTCAACATGCTTAACACCGTTAAAGCCGACCGCGTAAAATTAAACGATAACGCTTCGGCAGCCTTTATTGACAATGCTGTTAAAGAAATAGGAAATTAG
- a CDS encoding lytic transglycosylase domain-containing protein produces the protein MIKKHLITCSVILVLFIVSQLFIGSTTIKRKSVSITTIDRAANNSSASTLIRYKKDANDDINFADESIPVNNANVNRKLKYSLKQHSFRSVGSNLLHRKALELFPVIEPILKMYGIPDDFKYIPLVESGLCSGTSSRGARGLWQFMPGTARTYGLKVGKGVDERLNLKKSTVAACIYLRELYGEFNSWTLTAAAYNLGSIKLQRAIHKDNKHNYYLMHLNAETGSYVYKLLAMKEVIKNPVTYGYKNTYSWLKPSEELLAVN, from the coding sequence ATGATTAAAAAACACTTAATTACGTGCTCCGTAATTTTGGTGCTGTTTATCGTTTCTCAGCTGTTTATTGGCAGCACCACAATTAAGAGGAAATCAGTATCAATTACTACTATCGATCGCGCTGCGAACAATAGTAGTGCCTCCACTCTCATCAGGTACAAGAAAGATGCCAATGATGATATTAATTTTGCCGATGAATCAATTCCGGTAAATAATGCAAATGTTAACCGTAAGCTTAAATACTCTTTAAAGCAACACAGCTTCCGTAGCGTGGGTTCGAACCTGTTGCACAGAAAAGCTTTGGAATTATTTCCGGTTATTGAACCCATCTTAAAAATGTACGGTATCCCGGACGATTTTAAATACATCCCATTGGTTGAATCGGGACTGTGTTCAGGTACATCCAGCCGCGGTGCACGTGGTCTGTGGCAGTTTATGCCAGGCACAGCGCGCACTTATGGCTTAAAAGTTGGTAAAGGAGTTGATGAACGATTGAATTTGAAAAAATCGACCGTCGCAGCCTGTATTTACCTGCGCGAACTATATGGCGAATTTAACAGCTGGACGTTAACAGCGGCGGCTTATAACCTTGGATCGATTAAATTGCAGCGAGCAATTCATAAAGACAATAAACACAACTATTACTTAATGCACCTTAATGCCGAAACCGGCAGCTATGTGTATAAGTTATTAGCCATGAAAGAGGTAATCAAAAACCCGGTTACCTATGGCTACAAAAATACTTACAGCTGGTTAAAACCCTCAGAAGAATTACTGGCGGTTAACTAA